From a single Acidobacteriota bacterium genomic region:
- a CDS encoding Glu/Leu/Phe/Val dehydrogenase — MANPMADEMRRFKGSDEKNPFEAMSERFDRAAQLLGLDPDLYAVMRVPSREIKVYIPVKMDTGHIQVFEGFRVQHNFARGPAKGGIRYAPDVSLDEVKALAAWMTWKCAVVNVPFGGGKGGIICNPQQMSLSELERLTRRYTAELINFIGPDKDVPAPDMNTNEQTMAWIMDTYSMHAGNTVTAVVTGKPVALGGSLGRREATGRGVLISVNEAIKRFALTPENTSVVVQGAGNVGGIGAELMYKQGYKVTAISDVFNGIYNPKGLNIPHVLEYLQKNKSLEGYPDCDVVSNKDLLELECDVLAPCATENQITSENADRIKCKILAEGANGPTTPRADKILHDKGIFVIPDILANAGGVTVSYFEWVQDRMGYFWSEEQVNQRLEEKMVASFNELAHYADKHEVDTRTAAYMLAIDRVAYHTRMRGIYA; from the coding sequence ATGGCAAACCCCATGGCCGATGAAATGCGGCGGTTTAAGGGCAGCGACGAAAAGAACCCGTTCGAGGCGATGAGCGAACGGTTTGACAGGGCTGCACAGCTTCTTGGCCTCGACCCGGACCTTTACGCGGTGATGCGCGTTCCGAGCCGAGAGATAAAGGTATATATCCCGGTCAAAATGGACACCGGGCATATACAGGTATTTGAGGGCTTTCGCGTTCAGCACAACTTTGCCCGCGGGCCGGCAAAAGGCGGTATCCGCTACGCCCCGGACGTTTCGCTTGATGAGGTAAAGGCCCTGGCGGCATGGATGACGTGGAAATGCGCGGTCGTCAATGTCCCATTCGGCGGCGGCAAGGGCGGCATTATTTGTAACCCGCAGCAAATGTCGCTCAGCGAACTTGAGCGGCTAACTCGCCGTTACACTGCGGAATTGATCAACTTTATCGGCCCGGACAAGGACGTGCCTGCTCCGGATATGAACACCAACGAGCAGACGATGGCGTGGATAATGGACACGTACTCGATGCACGCCGGCAATACCGTCACTGCGGTCGTTACCGGCAAGCCGGTTGCTCTCGGCGGTTCGCTCGGCCGGCGGGAGGCGACGGGCCGGGGAGTTCTGATCAGCGTAAATGAGGCGATCAAGCGATTTGCACTGACGCCGGAGAATACCTCTGTGGTCGTGCAGGGAGCCGGAAACGTCGGCGGCATCGGAGCAGAGCTGATGTACAAACAGGGTTATAAGGTTACGGCCATCTCGGACGTCTTCAATGGAATATATAACCCGAAGGGGCTTAACATCCCGCACGTATTGGAGTATCTGCAAAAGAATAAGTCGCTCGAAGGCTATCCGGACTGCGACGTGGTCTCGAACAAGGACCTACTTGAGCTTGAGTGCGACGTCCTGGCCCCGTGTGCGACCGAGAACCAGATCACCTCCGAGAATGCCGACCGCATAAAGTGCAAGATACTTGCCGAAGGTGCGAACGGGCCGACCACACCGCGTGCCGATAAGATATTGCACGACAAGGGGATATTTGTAATTCCGGACATACTGGCCAATGCCGGGGGCGTCACAGTTTCGTATTTTGAGTGGGTTCAGGACCGCATGGGTTACTTCTGGTCAGAGGAGCAGGTGAACCAGCGGCTTGAGGAAAAAATGGTCGCGAGTTTTAATGAACTTGCTCATTATGCCGACAAGCATGAGGTCGATACACGGACCGCCGCTTATATGCTCGCGATCGACCGTGTGGCGTATCACACAAGAATGCGAGGTATCTACGCATAG
- the larE gene encoding ATP-dependent sacrificial sulfur transferase LarE produces the protein MDTERKIARGILPAKAGKEQELRSLMRSFGSVLVAYSGGVDSSYLAWVANDELGDSAVAVTGISPSVSAHQREQAEGFALRHGLRWRTVETHEIESERYLANAGDRCFFCKDELYGVLAEVAKDATAVVLDGTNADDLGDHRPGRRAAELKNVRSPLADLGFSKAEIRELSRLHGLETAELPASPCLASRIAPGTPVSIGRLSAVERGEEIIRQHGFREFRLRVHGDLARIEVAKDEFERLLVPAVLERLAGEMRPLGFMYITLDLEGYRSGSMNPVEK, from the coding sequence ACCGAACGAAAGATCGCCCGCGGCATACTGCCGGCCAAAGCCGGAAAAGAGCAGGAATTAAGATCTTTGATGCGTAGTTTCGGTTCGGTGTTGGTCGCGTACTCTGGCGGCGTTGATAGTTCATATCTGGCCTGGGTCGCGAATGATGAGTTGGGCGATTCGGCGGTCGCGGTAACGGGAATCTCGCCGAGCGTTTCAGCTCACCAGCGTGAGCAGGCGGAAGGCTTTGCCCTTCGGCACGGATTGCGTTGGCGAACGGTTGAGACGCACGAGATCGAAAGCGAGCGGTACTTGGCGAATGCCGGTGACCGGTGCTTTTTTTGTAAGGACGAACTCTACGGCGTTTTAGCCGAGGTCGCGAAAGACGCAACGGCCGTTGTTCTCGACGGGACGAACGCCGATGACCTTGGCGACCACAGGCCCGGGCGAAGGGCGGCGGAGTTGAAGAACGTCCGCAGCCCGCTTGCGGACCTCGGGTTCAGTAAAGCGGAGATCAGGGAACTGAGCCGGCTGCATGGGCTTGAGACCGCCGAACTTCCGGCGAGCCCGTGCCTAGCTTCGCGGATCGCACCTGGGACGCCGGTCTCGATCGGTAGGCTCTCGGCGGTCGAGCGCGGCGAAGAGATCATTCGCCAGCACGGATTCCGCGAGTTTCGGCTTCGTGTACATGGCGACCTGGCGCGTATTGAGGTCGCGAAAGATGAGTTTGAGCGACTGCTGGTTCCCGCGGTGCTCGAGCGATTGGCGGGTGAGATGAGGCCGCTTGGATTCATGTACATTACACTTGACCTTGAAGGATACCGATCGGGCTCGATGAACCCCGTAGAGAAGTAG